The following coding sequences are from one Nicotiana tabacum cultivar K326 chromosome 1, ASM71507v2, whole genome shotgun sequence window:
- the LOC107815545 gene encoding B3 domain-containing protein Os03g0120900 produces the protein MMDTSPTANHCEGDVEDHHHSHHQNLVDLGVGATANSMALIEREHMFDKVVTPSDVGKLNRLVIPKQHAEKYFPLDSSANEKGLLLNFEDRNGKPWRFRYSYWNSSQSYVMTKGWSRFVKEKKLDAGDIVSFQRGVGELGKDRLFIDWRRRPDAPTDHLHTHFMTHVPLSHHFSNNFQYRSNINHQYPAAWNQPVFLQPDHSPLHSRPAGSMSHQQQYSYSAYGIGNSPNYYDTASNFNNMPSSRIVVNGNPCPSGSVVYLRSGSVAQVPQQEFGLMKQMQRGSNSSSIVGDESGRLAEPMVFDSVPVVQGKAAPKRLRLFGVNMDCTVSDSDESCDMSSSSSSLPTATYSHTHQFSTSTPSLQFRTFYNYDDAKPLQTAPTDEELTGKGKESMSLDLEI, from the coding sequence ATGATGGATACTTCCCCTACCGCAAATCATTGTGAGGGCGATGTTGAGGATCATCATCATAGTCATCATCAAAACCTAGTGGATCTTGGAGTTGGTGCAACTGCTAATTCCATGGCGCTGATTGAGAGAGAACACATGTTTGATAAGGTTGTCACTCCCAGTGATGTCGGCAAGCTCAATCGGTTAGTCATCCCCAAACAGCACGCTGAGAAGTATTTCCCTCTTGATTCCTCCGCCAACGAGAAAGGCCTGCTCCTCAATTTCGAAGACAGAAACGGAAAGCCCTGGCGGTTCAGATATTCTTACTGGAATAGCAGCCAAAGCTATGTCATGACCAAGGGTTGGAGCCGATTTGTCAAGGAGAAGAAGCTCGATGCTGGGGATATTGTCTCTTTTCAGCGCGGAGTAGGTGAATTAGGCAAAGATCGTCTCTTCATCGACTGGAGGCGCCGTCCAGATGCCCCGACCGACCATCTCCACACCCACTTCATGACTCATGTGCCGCTTTCACACCATTTCTCTAATAATTTCCAGTACCGCTCCAATATTAATCATCAATACCCAGCTGCTTGGAATCAACCGGTTTTTTTGCAGCCAGACCATTCACCTTTACATTCCCGTCCTGCCGGCAGCATGTCTCATCAGCAGCAATATAGCTACAGCGCCTATGGAATTGGGAACAGTCCTAATTACTACGATACAGCTTCTAATTTCAACAACATGCCTAGCAGTAGAATCGTCGTAAATGGAAACCCTTGTCCGAGCGGGTCAGTAGTTTATCTCAGATCGGGATCAGTTGCCCAAGTCCCGCAACAGGAGTTTGGATTAATGAAGCAAATGCAAAGAGGTAGCAATAGTAGTAGTATTGTTGGAGATGAGAGTGGTAGGCTTGCGGAGCCAATGGTGTTCGACTCGGTACCGGTTGTCCAAGGGAAGGCAGCACCAAAGCGACTCAGGCTGTTCGGCGTTAATATGGACTGCACCGTCTCAGACTCGGATGAATCATGTGACATGTCCTCGTCCTCCTCCTCCTTGCCTACAGCAACTTATTCTCATACTCACCAATTTTCAACCTCAACTCCTTCGCTCCAATTTAGGACTTTTTACAACTACGATGATGCCAAGCCGCTCCAAACAGCACCCACGGACGAAGAATTGACCGGCAAAGGCAAGGAATCCATGTCCTTGGATTTGGAAATTTGA